The following coding sequences are from one Arachis hypogaea cultivar Tifrunner chromosome 7, arahy.Tifrunner.gnm2.J5K5, whole genome shotgun sequence window:
- the LOC112702606 gene encoding probable polyamine oxidase 4 isoform X1, whose product MDPKELFSTNLIDGKIVASHIERQCSPLPSVIVIGAGISGLAAARSLYDASFEVTILESRDRLGGRINTDYSFGCPVDMGASWLHGVCNENPLAPLIRGLGLTLYRTSGDDSILYDHDLESCMLFNTDGHQVPQQIVMDVGETFKRILEETGKVRDEDPDDMSVQQAISVVLNSHPELKQQGLSHEVLQWYICRMEAWFAADADMISLKTWDQEHVLSGGHGLMVEGYDPVIKALAKNLDIRLNHRVTKILNGFNKIMVTLENGTNFVADAVIVTVPVGILKANLIEFIPKLPDWKVAAIADLGVGNENKIALRFDKVFWPNVELLGIVAPTSYSCGYFLNLHKATGHPILVYMAAGRFAYDLEKLSNESAANFVMQQLKKMFPDASDPVQYLVSRWGTDPNSLGCYTYDLVGKPEDVYDRLRMPVGNLFFGGEAVCMDDHQGSVHGAYSAGMMAAENCQRYLLEKLGHVQNNLPLVSVVRHEMLETTNIPLQISRM is encoded by the exons ATGGACCCTAAGGAATTGTTCTCCACCAATCTCATAGACG GCAAGATTGTTGCCTCACACATTGAGAGGCAATGCAGTCCTCTTCCTTCTGTTATTGTTATTGGTGCCGGTATATCAGGGCTTGCCGCCGCGCGTAGTCTGTATGATGCATCTTTTGAG GTTACTATACTAGAGTCACGGGATAGGCTTGGTGGCCGCATTAATACTGATTACTCCTTTGGTTGTCCTGTGGATATGGGAGCATCATG GCTACATGGTGTCTGCAATGAGAATCCCTTGGCTCCGCTGATACGTGGTTTAGGGCTTACGTTATATCGTACCAGTGGTGATGACTCTATCTTATATGACCATGATTTGGAAAG TTGCATGCTTTTTAACACAGATGGTCATCAAGTTCCCCAGCAAATAGTCATGGACGTTGGGGAAACTTTCAAGAGAATTCTAGAAGAG ACAGGAAAAGTAAGGGATGAGGATCCTGATGACATGTCAGTTCAACAAGCAATTTCGGTTGTGCTGAATAGCCATCCAGAACTAAA GCAGCAAGGACTTTCCCATGAAGTGCTACAATGGTATATATGCAGAATGGAAGCTTGGTTTGCTGCTGATGCAGATATGATATCACTGAAAACCTGGGATCAG GAACACGTCCTTTCTGGTGGTCATGGACTAATGGTAGAAGGATATGATCCTGTTATTAAAGCTCTTGCAAAAAATCTGGATATACGCTTGAATCACAG GGTGACAAAGATATTAAATGGGTTCAATAAGATAATGGTCACACTTGAAAATGGCACAAACTTTGTAGCGGACGCCGTTATTGTAACAGTTCCTGTCGGAATCCTAAAGGCCAATTTGATCGAATTTATACCGAAACTGCCTGATTGGAAGGTTGCTGCAATTGCAGATCTTGGTGTGGGCAATGAGAACAAGATTGCCCTAAGATTTGACAAAGTGTTTTGGCCTAATGTAGAACTCTTGGGCATTGTTGCACCCACCTCTTATTCCTGTGGTTATTTTCTCAATCTACATAAAGCAACAGGCCATCCGATTCTTGTATATATGGCAGCTGGCAGGTTCGCGTATGACCTTGAGAAGCTATCCAATGAGTCGGCTGCGAATTTCGTAATGCAACAGCTCAAGAAGATGTTTCCTGATGCATCCGACCCA GTTCAGTATCTTGTATCACGTTGGGGAACCGATCCAAACTCTCTCGGCTGTTACACATATGATTTAGTTGGGAAGCCGGAGGACGTGTATGACAGGCTGCGGATGCCAGTTGGTAATTTGTTCTTTGGTGGGGAAGCTGTTTGCATGGATGACCACCAAGGATCTGTACATGGAGCTTACTCTGCTGGGATGATGGCTGCCGAAAACTGTCAAAGATACCTTCTAGAGAAACTAGGCCATGTGCAAAATAATCTGCCTCTAGTTTCTGTTGTTAGGCATGAGATGCTTGAAACTACTAATATACCTCTTCAGATCTCAAGGAtgtga
- the LOC112702606 gene encoding probable polyamine oxidase 4 isoform X3: MMHLLRLHGVCNENPLAPLIRGLGLTLYRTSGDDSILYDHDLESCMLFNTDGHQVPQQIVMDVGETFKRILEETGKVRDEDPDDMSVQQAISVVLNSHPELKQQGLSHEVLQWYICRMEAWFAADADMISLKTWDQEHVLSGGHGLMVEGYDPVIKALAKNLDIRLNHRVTKILNGFNKIMVTLENGTNFVADAVIVTVPVGILKANLIEFIPKLPDWKVAAIADLGVGNENKIALRFDKVFWPNVELLGIVAPTSYSCGYFLNLHKATGHPILVYMAAGRFAYDLEKLSNESAANFVMQQLKKMFPDASDPVQYLVSRWGTDPNSLGCYTYDLVGKPEDVYDRLRMPVGNLFFGGEAVCMDDHQGSVHGAYSAGMMAAENCQRYLLEKLGHVQNNLPLVSVVRHEMLETTNIPLQISRM, encoded by the exons ATGATGCATCTTTTGAG GCTACATGGTGTCTGCAATGAGAATCCCTTGGCTCCGCTGATACGTGGTTTAGGGCTTACGTTATATCGTACCAGTGGTGATGACTCTATCTTATATGACCATGATTTGGAAAG TTGCATGCTTTTTAACACAGATGGTCATCAAGTTCCCCAGCAAATAGTCATGGACGTTGGGGAAACTTTCAAGAGAATTCTAGAAGAG ACAGGAAAAGTAAGGGATGAGGATCCTGATGACATGTCAGTTCAACAAGCAATTTCGGTTGTGCTGAATAGCCATCCAGAACTAAA GCAGCAAGGACTTTCCCATGAAGTGCTACAATGGTATATATGCAGAATGGAAGCTTGGTTTGCTGCTGATGCAGATATGATATCACTGAAAACCTGGGATCAG GAACACGTCCTTTCTGGTGGTCATGGACTAATGGTAGAAGGATATGATCCTGTTATTAAAGCTCTTGCAAAAAATCTGGATATACGCTTGAATCACAG GGTGACAAAGATATTAAATGGGTTCAATAAGATAATGGTCACACTTGAAAATGGCACAAACTTTGTAGCGGACGCCGTTATTGTAACAGTTCCTGTCGGAATCCTAAAGGCCAATTTGATCGAATTTATACCGAAACTGCCTGATTGGAAGGTTGCTGCAATTGCAGATCTTGGTGTGGGCAATGAGAACAAGATTGCCCTAAGATTTGACAAAGTGTTTTGGCCTAATGTAGAACTCTTGGGCATTGTTGCACCCACCTCTTATTCCTGTGGTTATTTTCTCAATCTACATAAAGCAACAGGCCATCCGATTCTTGTATATATGGCAGCTGGCAGGTTCGCGTATGACCTTGAGAAGCTATCCAATGAGTCGGCTGCGAATTTCGTAATGCAACAGCTCAAGAAGATGTTTCCTGATGCATCCGACCCA GTTCAGTATCTTGTATCACGTTGGGGAACCGATCCAAACTCTCTCGGCTGTTACACATATGATTTAGTTGGGAAGCCGGAGGACGTGTATGACAGGCTGCGGATGCCAGTTGGTAATTTGTTCTTTGGTGGGGAAGCTGTTTGCATGGATGACCACCAAGGATCTGTACATGGAGCTTACTCTGCTGGGATGATGGCTGCCGAAAACTGTCAAAGATACCTTCTAGAGAAACTAGGCCATGTGCAAAATAATCTGCCTCTAGTTTCTGTTGTTAGGCATGAGATGCTTGAAACTACTAATATACCTCTTCAGATCTCAAGGAtgtga
- the LOC112702606 gene encoding probable polyamine oxidase 4 isoform X2, with product MFLLQTLGFRVGRKLARLLPHTLRGNAVLFLLLLLLVPVYQGLPPRVVCMMHLLRLHGVCNENPLAPLIRGLGLTLYRTSGDDSILYDHDLESCMLFNTDGHQVPQQIVMDVGETFKRILEETGKVRDEDPDDMSVQQAISVVLNSHPELKQQGLSHEVLQWYICRMEAWFAADADMISLKTWDQEHVLSGGHGLMVEGYDPVIKALAKNLDIRLNHRVTKILNGFNKIMVTLENGTNFVADAVIVTVPVGILKANLIEFIPKLPDWKVAAIADLGVGNENKIALRFDKVFWPNVELLGIVAPTSYSCGYFLNLHKATGHPILVYMAAGRFAYDLEKLSNESAANFVMQQLKKMFPDASDPVQYLVSRWGTDPNSLGCYTYDLVGKPEDVYDRLRMPVGNLFFGGEAVCMDDHQGSVHGAYSAGMMAAENCQRYLLEKLGHVQNNLPLVSVVRHEMLETTNIPLQISRM from the exons atgtttttgtTGCAAACCTTAGGTTTCAGAGTTGGTAGGAAGCTG GCAAGATTGTTGCCTCACACATTGAGAGGCAATGCAGTCCTCTTCCTTCTGTTATTGTTATTGGTGCCGGTATATCAGGGCTTGCCGCCGCGCGTAGTCTGTATGATGCATCTTTTGAG GCTACATGGTGTCTGCAATGAGAATCCCTTGGCTCCGCTGATACGTGGTTTAGGGCTTACGTTATATCGTACCAGTGGTGATGACTCTATCTTATATGACCATGATTTGGAAAG TTGCATGCTTTTTAACACAGATGGTCATCAAGTTCCCCAGCAAATAGTCATGGACGTTGGGGAAACTTTCAAGAGAATTCTAGAAGAG ACAGGAAAAGTAAGGGATGAGGATCCTGATGACATGTCAGTTCAACAAGCAATTTCGGTTGTGCTGAATAGCCATCCAGAACTAAA GCAGCAAGGACTTTCCCATGAAGTGCTACAATGGTATATATGCAGAATGGAAGCTTGGTTTGCTGCTGATGCAGATATGATATCACTGAAAACCTGGGATCAG GAACACGTCCTTTCTGGTGGTCATGGACTAATGGTAGAAGGATATGATCCTGTTATTAAAGCTCTTGCAAAAAATCTGGATATACGCTTGAATCACAG GGTGACAAAGATATTAAATGGGTTCAATAAGATAATGGTCACACTTGAAAATGGCACAAACTTTGTAGCGGACGCCGTTATTGTAACAGTTCCTGTCGGAATCCTAAAGGCCAATTTGATCGAATTTATACCGAAACTGCCTGATTGGAAGGTTGCTGCAATTGCAGATCTTGGTGTGGGCAATGAGAACAAGATTGCCCTAAGATTTGACAAAGTGTTTTGGCCTAATGTAGAACTCTTGGGCATTGTTGCACCCACCTCTTATTCCTGTGGTTATTTTCTCAATCTACATAAAGCAACAGGCCATCCGATTCTTGTATATATGGCAGCTGGCAGGTTCGCGTATGACCTTGAGAAGCTATCCAATGAGTCGGCTGCGAATTTCGTAATGCAACAGCTCAAGAAGATGTTTCCTGATGCATCCGACCCA GTTCAGTATCTTGTATCACGTTGGGGAACCGATCCAAACTCTCTCGGCTGTTACACATATGATTTAGTTGGGAAGCCGGAGGACGTGTATGACAGGCTGCGGATGCCAGTTGGTAATTTGTTCTTTGGTGGGGAAGCTGTTTGCATGGATGACCACCAAGGATCTGTACATGGAGCTTACTCTGCTGGGATGATGGCTGCCGAAAACTGTCAAAGATACCTTCTAGAGAAACTAGGCCATGTGCAAAATAATCTGCCTCTAGTTTCTGTTGTTAGGCATGAGATGCTTGAAACTACTAATATACCTCTTCAGATCTCAAGGAtgtga
- the LOC112701185 gene encoding protein FAR1-RELATED SEQUENCE 5-like, which translates to MASPSPSMERRSEIVFEVHPTILRVSLNYRVVAVWHRVAGDEDTTGGKADHGVGSVKGEGFAGLESYEYDLQEDETENDHPVEGERSAGMESDENDFQEDDTEHDRHAEADVDNGDAVELEDGLDGARGMSENYAEEEFYAVDSAESIGWIDFLNLSAEDVLQFNFADVDIAFEFYQQYAKHHGFGARRSRSEKRGELRIRQEFVCHRQGFRSPKFYSMPNRQKRPRAETRCGCPARMLLRMEDESGRWHVAFFSDAHNHHVLELRFSSMLPGHRRMSEADIQQMNDMRKGGIGVSRIHGFMASLAGMYHNVPYTTRDMHNVNAKQRREGGLDAESCLRYLRECKANDPALYYKEVVDGEGVLQHLFWCDGTSQIDYQVFGDVVAFDATYKKNVYLSPLVVFSGVNHHNQTVVFAAALVADEKEETYVWLLQQLQTSMKGKAPVSIITDGDRQMKSAIEQVFPEAHHRLCAWHLLRNATSNIGKPKFTRMFRDCMLDDYEVGTFQRKWFEMVEKFGVADKRWVQDMYERRHSWATAHIRGKFFAGFRTTSRCEGLHAVISRYVKSRYSYTEFLRHFHRCLMFVRAKEVEADFECAKGDPVMTTNLKQLERSAADNYTRAIFYLFVPILDRACVMRVVDSETTVPILFTPSLDTALRGRSGVLLRRLIRGRSDAHA; encoded by the exons ATGGCTTCGCCGTCTCCATCAATGGAAAGAAG GTCTGAAATTGTCTTTGAAGTACATCCCACAATTTTGCGTGTTTCGCTAAATTATCGCGTTGTTGCTGTTTGGCACAGGGTTGCCGGTGATGAAGATACCACTGGGGGCAAAGCAGACCATGGAGTTGGATCGGTTAAGGGCGAAGGCTTTGCAGGGTTGGAATCGTACGAGTACGATTTACAGGAAGATGAAACAGAAAATGACCATCCGGTTGAGGGCGAACGCTCTGCAGGGATGGAGTCGGACGAGAACGACTTTCAGGAAGACGATACAGAACACGACCGTCATGCAGAGGCCGATGTCGACAATGGGGATGCGGTTGAATTGGAAGACGGTTTGGACGGCGCCAGAGGAATGTCTGAGAATTATGCGGAAGAGGAGTTTTACGCCGTTGATTCCGCCGAGTCCATAGGTTGGATTGATTTTTTGAACCTGAGCGCGGAGGATGTTCTCCAGTTTAATTTCGCAGATGTTGACATTGCATTTGAGTTCTATCAGCAATATGCAAAGCACCATGGATTCGGCGCGAGACGTTCCAGAAGCGAAAAACGCGGCGAATTAAGGATACGGCAGGAGTTCGTGTGCCACCGACAAGGGTTCCGATCCCCGAAGTTCTACTCGATGCCTAACCGGCAAAAGAGGCCGAGGGCCGAGACACGGTGTGGATGCCCTGCAAGGATGTTACTCCGCATGGAAGATGAATCAGGACGTTGGCACGTTGCGTTCTTTTCAGACGCGCATAACCACCACGTTCTTGAGTTGCGATTTTCTTCCATGCTCCCGGGCCATCGGAGGATGAGCGAAGCGGACATCCAGCAGATGAACGACATGCGCAAAGGGGGCATTGGCGTCTCCCGAATCCACGGTTTTATGGCGAGCCTGGCCGGCATGTATCATAATGTCCCGTACACAACAAGGGACATGCACAATGTAAATGCGAAGCAACGAAGGGAGGGTGGCCTAGATGCGGAATCGTGCTTGAGGTATCTCCGAGAGTGCAAGGCAAATGATCCAGCACTGTACTACAAGGAAGTCGTTGACGGTGAGGGCGTGTTGCAACACTTGTTTTGGTGTGACGGCACCAGCCAAATTGATTACCAGGTGTTTGGAGACGTGGTTGCGTTTGATGCAACGTACAAGAAAAACGTTTACCTTTCACCTCTCGTAGTATTCTCCGGTGTGAATCACCACAACCAAACGGTTGTCTTTGCCGCTGCACTGGTGGCAGACGAGAAAGAAGAGACCTATGTCTGGCTGCTTCAGCAGTTGCAAACTTCAATGAAAGGGAAGGCTCCCGTGTCCATAATAACCGACGGTGACAGGCAAATGAAGTCTGCGATCGAGCAAGTTTTTCCAGAGGCTCACCATCGACTCTGCGCTTGGCATCTACTCCGAAACGCCACGAGCAACATTGGAAAGCCCAAATTCACCAGGATGTTTAGGGATTGCATGCTCGACGACTACGAGGTCGGAACATTTCAGAGAAAGTGGTTTGAGATGGTTGAGAAATTTGGAGTGGCCGATAAAAGATGGGTACAGGACATGTACGAGAGAAGGCACAGCTGGGCCACAGCACACATACGGGGAAAGTTCTTTGCCGGATTTCGAACAACATCAAGGTGCGAGGGCTTGCACGCTGTGATATCACGGTATGTTAAGTCTCGATACAGCTACACTGAGTTTTTACGTCATTTCCATCGATGCTTGATGTTCGTCCGCGCAAAGGAGGTGGAGGCCGATTTCGAGTGCGCAAAGGGTGACCCTGTTATGACCACCAACCTGAAACAGCTGGAGCGGAGTGCAGCCGACAACTACACTCGTGCGATATTCTATTTGTTTGTTCCCATTCTTGACAGGGCCTGTGTAATGAGGGTGGTTGACTCTGAGACAACGGTTCCTATTTTATTCACACCGTCTCTCGATACGGCACTCCGGGGAAGGAGTGGCGTGTTGTTGCGACGTCTGATACGAGGGAGGTCCGATGCACATGCATGA